The Antedon mediterranea chromosome 11, ecAntMedi1.1, whole genome shotgun sequence genome window below encodes:
- the LOC140062097 gene encoding alkaline ceramidase 2-like produces MESVKRGSSTIDWCESNYSILPGVAEFYNTVSNIFFFLFPPLLWYLYRQYSQQVNNSINIMWLLFVAVGASSVYFHATLSLVGQLLDELSIIWVVMCGVAMWFPRRFYPKLLKGNRRMFKMIVFMITMTSNVMACIKPALNSFFMMPFVLPCVVVLYLEMKRTHCLRIRRLGVSCAGLWFVAVSCWVNDKLFCDTWQSLSFPYLHCFWHLLVFISGYTAVVLFSYFDAMNECPEMGPVLKYWPKDTWEYVGIPYVTLRCAGLKPKD; encoded by the exons ATGGAGTCTGTGAAGCGTGGGAGCTCTACAATTGATTGGTGTGAAAGTAATTATAGCATTTTACCTGGAGTTGCTGaattttataataca gttagcAATATTTTCTTCTTCCTGTTTCCACCTCTTCTTTGGTACCTATATCGTCAGTATTCACAACAAGTGAACAACAGTATCAACATCATGTGGTTATTATTTGTGGCTGTCGGAGCATCATCGGTTTATTTTCATGCAACATTAAGTTTAGTTGGCCAGCTACTTGATGAACTAAGCATAATATGGGTTGTGATGTGTGGCGTTGCTATGTGGTTTCCAAGGAGGTTTTATCCAAAACTATTAAAGGGTAACAG GAGGATGTTTAAAATGATAGTATTTATGATAACAATGACCAGTAATGTAATGGCCTGCATAAAGCCAGCGTTGAACTCTTTTTTCATGATGCCTTTTGTTCTACCCTGTGTAGTTGTTTTATATCTTGAGATGAAAAG AACACATTGTTTAAGAATCAGACGTCTGGGAGTAAGCTGTGCTGGTTTATGGTTTGTTGCCGTGTCTTGCTGGGTGAATGATAAACTGTTCTGTGATACCTGGCAATCATTGTCTTTTCCGTACCTTCACTGCTTCTGGCATCTGCTGGTCTTCATATCTGGTTACACTGCCGTTGTTCTCTTTTCTTATTTCGATGCAATGAACGAATGTCCTGAGATGGGACCAGTGCTTAAATATTGGCCTAAAGACACATGGGAGTACGTTGGTATCCCGTACGTTACTCTCCGATGTGCAGGGTTAAAACCAAAAGATTAA
- the LOC140062550 gene encoding uncharacterized protein, which produces MESKDESESGLDMVDSDKISGGYNNTNKSKQDLSNDNMIDPLSLDPDAVCHQLENINLTEEDTEILLKDALELNKILKEHLLKQEGGSQKKKSTANGKKPKKGTSSPGGDLPPLDTKRGLSAAQMRIRQPVQRDNSASKKLSTRSTQSPETKPVRAKTASSTSSRRRNSSKSKESNKKEWSDRW; this is translated from the exons ATGGAAAGCAAAGATGAGTCAGAGTCTGGCCTAGATATGGTCGATAGTGACAAGATTTCAGGTGgttataataatacaaacaagTCAAAACAAGACCTATCTAATGATAATATGATTGATCCACTATCACTTGATCCAGATGCAGTTTGTCACCAGTtggaaaacattaatttaactgAAGAAGACACAGAAATCTTATTAAAAGATGCTTtggaattaaacaaaattttaaaagagCATCTTCTGAAACAAGAAGGCGGTTCTCAGAAAAAGAAATCAACAGCCAATGGAAAGAAGCCTAAGAAAGGTACTAGTTCACCAGGTGGTGACCTCCCGCCACTGGACACAAAACGGGGACTCTCTGCAGCACAAATGAGAATTCGTCAGCCGGTACAGAGAGACAATTCTGCAAGCAAGAAGTTGTCAACAAGGTCAACGCAAAGTCCGGAG ACTAAGCCAGTCAGGGCCAAGACGGCATCATCCACTAGTTCAAGAAGAAGAAACAGCAGCAAATCAAAGGAATCTAACAAGAAGGAATGGAGCGATAGGTGGTGA